A segment of the Sphingobacterium oryzagri genome:
TAAATAACGGGAATTGCACTCTATAATCTACACATTTCGCTGCAAATTTACAAGCCGTGATGCAGATTTTTCCAAGTGCAAAATTACGGTATAATCACGATGAATAAAAACAAACTATCTATATGAAAATTGGTATCGTATGTTACCCAACGTTTGGGGGAAGTGGTGTTGTGGCCACTGAACTGGGCAAAGCCCTGGCCTCCAATGGACATGAAATACATTTTATAACCTATTCTCAACCTGCACGTTTAGACTTCTTTTCTGAAAATCTCTACTACCATGAGGTTTCCATGGCACAATATCCGCTATTTGACTTCTCGCCCTACGAATCAGCGCTGGCCAGCAAGCTGGTCGATGTCGTCAAATTTGAAAAGCTTGACGTCCTGCACGTGCACTACGCCATTCCACATGCGTCTGTCGCGTATTTGGCTAAGCAAATTCTGGCGTCACATGGCATCAATATTCCCGTGGTAACCACTCTACACGGTACCGATATCACGCTTGTTGGTAAAGATAAAAGCTTCAGTCCTGTTGTCACCTTCTCGATCAATCAATCGGATGGCGTTACAACGGTATCCGAAAACCTGAAAGAACAGACCCTGGAATATTTCGACGTAAATCGCGATATCCGTGTTATTCCTAACTTTATTGATTTTTCACGTTTTCATAACAAAAGCAAAGAGCATTTTAAACGCGCTATAGCACCGGGAAACGAGCGCGTCATCACGCATACCTCCAACTTCCGCAAAGTGAAAAACACGCAGGACGTCGTTCGTATTTTTAAACGCGTGAACGACGTGATCCCGAGTAAGCTGCTGATGGTGGGCGACGGTCCGGAACGGCACAATACGGAAGAGCTGGCGCGCGAGCTCGGCGTGAGCCAAGAAGTTCGATTCCTGGGCAAGCAAGATGCTATTGAAGAAATTTTATCCGTATCTGATCTGTTTTTAATGCCTTCATCTTCTGAAAGTTTTGGTTTGGCAGCTCTTGAAGCGATGGCTTGCCATGTTCCGGTCATTTCGTCGAACACAGGCGGGCTTCCGGAGCTCAATGTCCAAGGTATTAGCGGATTTTTGAGCAATATTGGCGATGTGGATGATATGGCAAAACATGCTATTTACATTTTGGAGGATTGCGACCGACTAAAAGTTTTTAAAGATGCTGCTTTCGCGCGTGCACAGGAGTTTGATCTTGCAAAAATTCTCCCCTTATACGAAAATTATTACGAAGAAGTCGTTTCCGCGTCGAAAAAAGGCTAAGATAATCACCATTGCGTGAAAAAAAAGTTTTATCTTTGGCTTTTGGGAATGCTCCAAAAAAACAAACATGAAATATAAACGTATCTTACTTAAACTTAGCGGTGAAGCCTTAATGGGCGAACAAAGTTACGGCATCGACATCAACCGTGTGATGCAATACGCAAACGACATCAAAGAAATTCATAGTCAAGGACTAGAAGTTGCCATCGTCATCGGCGGTGGTAATATCTACCGGGGTTTAAGTGCAGAGAAGGCCGGCATGGATCGTGTACAAGCTGACTACATGGGGATGCTTGCAACGGTAATCAACAGTATGGCGCTGCAAGATGCGCTGGAAAAAGTCGGTTTAAAAACACGCCTGTTGACAGCGATTAAAATGGAACAGATTTGTGAACCATTTATTCGTCGTAGAGCAGTGCGCCATTTAGAAAAAGGCAGAATCGTGATATTCGGCGCAGGTACGGGAAATCCCTATTTCACAACCGACACCGCCGCATCGTTACGCGCGATCGAAATCAACGCCGACGCCGTACTTAAAGGCACGCGTGTAGACGGTATTTACACCGCTGATCCGGAAAAAGATCCTACCGCAAAAAAATACGATACGATTTCTTTCCAGGAAGTGTACGCAAAAGGACTGAATGTCATGGATAT
Coding sequences within it:
- the bshA gene encoding N-acetyl-alpha-D-glucosaminyl L-malate synthase BshA, with the translated sequence MKIGIVCYPTFGGSGVVATELGKALASNGHEIHFITYSQPARLDFFSENLYYHEVSMAQYPLFDFSPYESALASKLVDVVKFEKLDVLHVHYAIPHASVAYLAKQILASHGINIPVVTTLHGTDITLVGKDKSFSPVVTFSINQSDGVTTVSENLKEQTLEYFDVNRDIRVIPNFIDFSRFHNKSKEHFKRAIAPGNERVITHTSNFRKVKNTQDVVRIFKRVNDVIPSKLLMVGDGPERHNTEELARELGVSQEVRFLGKQDAIEEILSVSDLFLMPSSSESFGLAALEAMACHVPVISSNTGGLPELNVQGISGFLSNIGDVDDMAKHAIYILEDCDRLKVFKDAAFARAQEFDLAKILPLYENYYEEVVSASKKG
- the pyrH gene encoding UMP kinase, whose protein sequence is MKYKRILLKLSGEALMGEQSYGIDINRVMQYANDIKEIHSQGLEVAIVIGGGNIYRGLSAEKAGMDRVQADYMGMLATVINSMALQDALEKVGLKTRLLTAIKMEQICEPFIRRRAVRHLEKGRIVIFGAGTGNPYFTTDTAASLRAIEINADAVLKGTRVDGIYTADPEKDPTAKKYDTISFQEVYAKGLNVMDMTAFTLCQENNLPIIVFDMNKPGNLKKLADGAHIGTIVS